TATGCAAGACGTGAGGCGTTAGCGGTTTGACTGGTTTTATATCCCGTATATAAGATACTGTAAGACTCCTGCTTCAGGAGTAGGATAATCTGTACGGAACAAGTCTAAGCGGGAGATGAGAGCACCTAAATGCCCGGATTCGTTTCGAGGCCTTTAGGTCATCCCCCTTGGCTACTAACAATCAGTGGGGATGAATGAAAACCTCCGCTGAGGAAGATTCACTTTATGGAGATATGTCGTGTTTCATGTTCGTTTCTATATTAAGTTTGTAATTTAAAAAGACCAAAGGGAATGAAAAATTCCCCTTTGGTCTTTTGGTAATCATTCAACAAGTAATGATGCGCGCAATGTTTCAACATCAGATTTGCTTAAACCAATCGCTTCATGAATATATTGGTCAACGGAACCGAATTGTGTCTGCACTTCATCAAAAAAAGCTTGCAGATATTCACGTCGAGCTTCTAGCATTGCTTGCATTAGTGCTTGGTCTACTTGCGCAGCTTCAGGTTGTAAATTTGCACGAAGAGCATCGAGAAAGTTGTTTGTATATAAGTAATCTGCAAAGATAAATTCATCTGGTACATCAAGTGTGTGCAAGGTTAACGCCGCCATGACACCTGTCCTATCTTTTCCAGCCATACAATGAAATAACAATGGAGACTTAGGATCTGTAAGCAATGTAGCGAAAAAGTCTTTGTATACTTTCGTGTTTTTCGTTACTTCCCGATAGAGTTTCTCTAATATTGTTCCAGGATCTTGCAAAGATTCGGCGTACTTTGCTAGGTCTTTAGGTTGACGCACCATATCTCTGTCAATTTCAATTAATGGAACATGCTTTGTTATGATCCCTGAAAGTGAAGGAGTGGGGTAATTCTTTACTTCGTCACTTCCCCGAAGATCGAATATTGTCTTTAGACCAGTCTGTTTTATCTTTTCGATATCCTTATCTGTGATATTTTGCAAGTTCCCTGAACGATACAATACCCCTGTTTTAACCTTTTTTCCAGATAGCGTTTCGTAGCCGCCTAAATCACGAAAATTAAAGCTTCCTTCCAAATTAATGGTTCGTACAACAATGTTCTTCTCCATACTAACTCTCCTCGCCTCTACGTTAAAAATTTTCATGCGCATGGTTTGGTCGTAAATAAATCTTTTTATGAAATGATAGCTTTCAAACGTGTTTAAAAAGAGGAAAAAATAAATCGGTATAGATTTAGATGCGCTTGCGAATTGCAGTTGTGCGCTGTCGGGCATTTTTGTTGCAACACCGATATTAGCATGTTTATTCTGGACTGAAAAGATTTGATGTGGTTTATTCTTCATGTCTATGCAGAAATAGAAGGGTTTATGGCAAACGCCCCCACTTACGAAAACGCATTGCCCATGACTGATTTGCAATCTTAAGCTTATGGGTTAACGCATAATGCAGCTAATTCTCTTTTTTAACACGTGCTCTACCAGTATTGTCAGTGTGAATGGGATAAAAGTCAAGCAGAGACATAGCTCGCATCTATGACCTCGTTTTTATTGAAGCGTTAAGCGATGGATAGTACTTTATGAAGATGCACTGCATGACGAACAAGTAGCAACTAAAAAAAGCACCAAAAAACTTACCGTGTGACAGCGAAGGTCCGCACGGTAAGCGTATTTGAGCATGTTAATTACCTGGAGGGCGATTGCGCTTATATTTATAGAATAAGAAAGTATAAAATGAGGTGCTTGGAGATAACGAAATAACCGAAGCCACGTCCGGCTCTATCGTCCAGCAACTAGGCGACTTTAGAAATGCGCCCTACGATAAGGCCTCATCGGTTCGTCGCTAAGGGGAAGGCCGACTAAAAACGGGCTTGCCGCTCAGGCGTGGGCATACCCCTGTTTTTAGTGGCATGATTCCTAAATCTTTAGTTGATTCGTTCCATTCGCTACGTTGCTAAACGGGCGCACCGCGCCTTTGTTCTTTTGCTGCTTCATATCATTTATTTCCTGTTTACTTTTATTTTTAGATTTTGTCTTATCTTTAGCCATGTTGAACCTCCTTTTGCCACTATTTTGCTTCAATGGAGTGAAATCATGTAAATACTCTAGTTGTTTGCGGTCTGAAAGTAACAGTGTTATAATTCAGAAAAATACGTCTATTGACTGTAACCCAAAATGGACGATAAAAACTCTATATACATTTTCATTAAGTAAACTGACTGGAGGAAGATGTTACGTTGAAAAAGGATTTACTTGTCGAACATTGGATGAATACGACACCGTTATTTATTTCGCCGTCCATATCTATTGAATCTGCTGCCATTATGTTCAGTAATCACGCAATCACCGAGATCCCAGTTGTTTTTGAAGGGTGTATACAAGGTGTTGTATCTATCTATGAGCTTTTTAAAAGTCTGAAAACCGGAAACGTTGATGAATCAGTAGCAACGATTATGCATCATCATTATGCTACCGCTTTCGCAGATTCATTTATGCATGATATTCATCAAGTACCTGTTTACGTAGTGGAGCGCAGTACAGGAAAATTGGTTGGAGAGCTAACAACAAAGGAATTGATTTTATTCCAACATTATCTCACTCATACGTTAAAACAAATAAATGAGGTGGTGAAGTGGTATGAATTAATTTTTGATACCGCATATGAAGGGTTGACGGTTGTAGACGACCAAGGAGTTATTCAATTGTTTAACCAAGCATATAGTCGGTACGTAGGGGTAGCTAAGGAAGCAGCTATAGGGAAGAAGGCAGATGAAGTTATAGAAAATACTAGATTGCCTGTCGTATTAAAAACGGGTATTCCGGAACGAAGTCAGCCACATCGGCTCCAAGGGCAAAATTTGGTCGTCCACCGTATACCAATATGGAAAGACAATCGAATCATTGGCGCAGCGGGCATACTGGTATATGAGGGCGTATCAGAAATATATCGAGTGATACAAAAAATGGAGCAGTTGGATAAAAATAGTAAGGTGGATAGACCACTTATTAGTTCAGATAATACAGAAATGGGGACCGTGAAATTCGAAGACATTTTAGGTGAGAGCAGATCGCTTTCTCAAGCCAAGAAAATTGCCCGAAAAGCGGCTGCTTCTAGTGCGCCGGTATTGTTAACAGGGGAAAGCGGTGTCGGAAAAGAACAATTTGCTAAAGCCATTCATGATGCCAGCACTGTTCAAAGCGGAAGCTTTATTAGTGTGAACTGTGCTGCTATACCAGATGGTTTAATGGAGTCTGAGCTGTTTGGCTATGAAAAGGGAGCGTTTACTGGCGCCGATCGAGAAGGGAAACCAGGTAAATTTGAATTAGCGCATCAAGGTACAATTTTCTTAGATGAAATTGGGGATATGCCATTTAATATGCAAGCAAAAATACTACGCGTACTACAAGACAAGAAAATTGAGCGCGTAGGTGGGAAGAAATCAACTTCCGTACAATTCCGCTTAATTACAGCAACAAATAAAAATTTGCAGCAAATGGTGAGGGATGGGGAGTTTCGTGAAGATTTATATTATCGTCTGTATGTAATCCCGATACATATACCACCATTACGTGAACGAATGGGGGATTTACCGATTTTAATCGCTCACAAACTGCAACAACTGGCGAAGCACTATAATGAAACAGAGAAAACAATTGACCAACAAGTATTGCAATGGATGAAGCAGCATCATTGGCCAGGTAATGTTCGTGAACTAATGAATGTGATAGAACGATTATTTGTATTAACAGATGGAGATCATATTACGTTTGAACATTTGCCAGATTCAATGAAAGAGTCATTTTTTCTTGTAAAAAACAAGAGCAAAACACGAAGCCACATCCATCAGAAGAAAGAACTCATAGAGGAAGCTGCAAAACAAGAACAGGAAGCCATTGAGCAAACATTAAAGCAAGTACAGGGGAATAAAACAAAAGCAGCTAAACTATTAGGTGTGTCAAGATCTACATTGTATAACAAACTAGCTCGTTATAAAAAGTTATAAAACACATACGATGTTGAAACAACGGTCTTCGTCAATCAGATAGAACTTAACGAATTTTTTGTGTTACTTATAAGAGGTTTATGAACTAAACCAAGCAAAGGATAGAACTGATTCTGGTAGAAATAAAACATAATGGAGACTCGATGAGTTAACAGGTGCCAAAGTTGAGCAGTAATAGAATAATATGCCAAATCAAACAAAAAACCGCCCAATTAGCTTCTGTCTTGGGCGGAATGTAAATGATAGTTATTTCTTTACAGCATGGATATAATGAATCGTTTCAAATGCCGTTAAATAGTCTGACCGATTATTAAAGAAACGTTCATTGATCTTTGTTGGTGATAAATGTTCATAAATGAGTAAACCTGCTTTTTCTAACATATTTTCGAGTTCGTCGTAAGAGAAACACGATTGCATCGGTTCTCCACCTGCTGATGCCATCTTTAGCATGTTTTCAACTCGGTTGTACATTCCTTTTTCTTCAAAAAGCTTTTCGTCTGCATAATCAAGAACGATTGAGCTACCTGGTGGGACATTGGTAAATAAATGGTTGAACAAGCTTGAAATCTCCTCTTTTGTTATATAATAAGAAACACCCAGAAGGCTAAAGAACGTTTTTTTGTCACCATCAAATTCATCGTCTAGGAGGCTTAGGTCGGACCATTTATTCGAGAAGTCCATCGGAATAAAATGAAGATGGCCGGGAATTTGAAAATGTGTATCAGCTAATCTTTTCTTTTTAAATTCCTGTGTAGCTGGATGGTCAATTTCAAATATTTTTAGACTGTTTTCTAACTCGGGATACCTGAAGCAAAAAGTATCTAAACCAGCTCCAAGAATTACATATTGTTTTACACCTAATACCACTTCATGAAGTAACACTTGTTCACAAAATGCAGCACGGGCCAATGGTGTTGGGGAAAGTTGTACTTGAGTTATCCATTTTAAAATTTCATCTGGTTGATTTTGAAACTTCCGACCAATATCTTGATTGATAAACGATATCCCTTGAATCATATTTTCACTGATCTTTGAAAACTCTTCTTCGGTAATGAGATCTTTTGCAATAAAATCATCGAAAATCTTTGGTGTATCGTATTGACTATGGTAGGCTCGAGCGAAAGCTGAAATTAAGGAAGTAATACTAGATTTATTTTGCTCCATTCTGTTACCCTCCGTATAAAAAAAAGATTCCCCTGGCCAGGAGAATCTCATTATACACATAAAATATACAAATGTAAATTATAGCATAAATTATTTTTCTTGTCAAATTTTTAGATTGTAATTTACAATAATAATCCAACGGAAGTGTAGCATTGGGTACAAATAATGTCACTGTTGGTTGTTTGTTCTTGAGTAATCAGATAATTAATGAATCAAGGTCCATGTTTAAGCTGTTTTTGGCTAAATATTATTCCGAATACTCTGTAGTTTCTCTATAGAAAGTTTTTGGGGAAAAATGTGAATTTCTAAAGCTTGTGTTTGTATAACTGTTTAGACAGTTGGTCAATTTTGGCTGTTGTATCTTTCTATAAGGAGATATTAGTTTTCAAATTTCATGTAAACAAACAATTGTACAGTGTTTTTATGGAAGGCTGTACTTAAATTATTTTGAATTATTATTGCTAATCTTTAGTTTGGTATGAAATTTGCAATAATATATATAAAGGGGGGGATAACAGTGGAAAAGTTAAGTTTTCATGACAAGTATTCTGTTTTTCCGAATAAACAGCATTTTTTGCAGCAGCATTCCGCAAATCCTTTTGCTGAGGAAGAAGAACTTCTCGCCTCGATGATTGACAAGTTTGTGGAAGAACAAGTGACTCCAAATTTAGATAAACTAGAAGCACATGATTATGACGTTGCTCGTGAATTGTTTCGAGCTACAGGTGAACTAGGTTTGTTAGGAGCTGAAGTACCTGAAGCATATGGTGGTTTGGAAATGGGCAAGCGGACAGCGGGTATCATTGCCGAGAAATTGGGATATGGTGGGTCGTTTAGCGTATCTTTCAATATCCATACAGGTGTGGGCACATTACCATTTGTGTATTTTGGAACGGAAAAGCAAAAAGCACGCTATTTACCGAAACTGGTGTCCGGAGAGTGGATCGGAGCATATGCATTAACAGAACCAGACGCTGGATCAGATGCACTATCTCCTAAAACAATTGCCAAGAAAACAGAGTCGGGATGGGTATTAAATGGGGAAAAACAATGGATAACGAACGCTCATATTGCACAAGTGTACGTCGTATTTGCGAATACCATAGAAGGAATTACCGCTTTTATCGTGGAGCGTGACCAACCAGGTGTGTCTATAGGTCCAGAAGAAAAGAAGCTTGGGATCAAAGGTTCTTCGACAGCAACCTTGATTTTAGAAGATGTTCCATTGGTAAATGATGCTATTCTTGGCGAAGTTGGAAAAGGGCACAAAATTGCTCTGAACATATTAAATTTAGCCCGTTTAAAGCTCGCTTTTGCAAATATTGGGACTTCCAAGCAAGCGCTTCGTATTGCTGTAGAATATGGGAAGGAACGAAAGCAGTTTAAGCAAGCAATTATTCACTTTGAGATGGTGCAGGAAAAACTAGCCAATATGGCGCTTGAAATTTATGGAGCCGAAAGTGCTGCGTATTATACTGCGAGTATGTTAGACGAGTTGGATCAAGATACAGAAGAGATATTGGAAAGACTCAGCGACTATGCGATGGCTTGCTCTATTAACAAAGTAAAAGCTTCAGAAGCCTTGGATTATGTTATCGATGAAGCAGTGCAAATTCACGGTGGGTATGGATATATGCAAGAGTACGAAGTGGAGCGTATCTATAGGGACGCCAGAATTAATCGAATCTTTGAAGGGACGAATGAAATTAATCGTCTCACAACTGCTAAAGCATTTTTAAAGCAATATACAAAAGATAGTTCTGTTGTTCCGCCTGCTGAAAATGAAGAAAATATGTTTATTCGTTATGCAAATCAGTTGTTGCGCTATGTTTTGAATGCGCTTTCTGAAATGGGTAATCTCCAGCAGATGAATCAATTTTATTTGCATCGAATAGCTCTTATATTAGAAGATATTTATCTGATGAAAGCTGCAGAGATTAAAGCTGCATCGGAAAAGAACTCGTTAGCTGCGCAATTAACCGACGTTTTATGTGAGGAAACATTCAGGCGGATTGAAAATCATACAACAATGTTTTTGGCTTCTATCCCAGCCAAAAGTGAACAATATGAGGAACAAATAAGCGATATCCGCTCATTACCTGTGACGTATTCGAATGTATTTGCCAAGAAGCAGGCAATTGCCAAAGAGATTATTGACCATAACGGCTATTAAACTCTACTTCAATGGAAGCTTTTACTTCATAGAGGCATTGTATGAGTAAATGAACACACTAAAAACTAGTACGAAATATCTTTAGGAAGAAGTAAATAAAAAGGGGGAAGAGCATGGAGCGAATTGGTTTTATCGGTTTAGGAAAAATGGGCTTGCCAATGGCAACTGGATTAGTGAAAGAAGGTTATTCGGTTACTGGATATGATATTAATGAAAAGGCTACGCTTACGTTTAAGGAGCGAGGTGGAGGAATTGCAACGAGTATCCATCAAGTGCTGGCTGCATGTGATATTATTTTGACGAGCCTCCCATCAGTGAAAGCGGCTGAAGAAGTATTTTTGGGTGAAAGGGGGTTAGTTGAGCAAGGTGACAGCAGTAAAATATTGGTTGACACAAGCACTGTTTCCCCTGAGCTAAATCAAATGCTTGATAAATCGTGCACAGAAAAAGGCATTCCTTTTCTCGCTGCACCAGTAAGTGGTGGTGTAATTGGCGCCGAACAGCAAACGTTGACCGTTATGGTCGGAGGAAAAAGAGCTGTATATGAGCGAGTCTTACCAATTTTTGAAGTAATCGGCGGGAATATTTTTCATGTGAATGAACAGATTGATAGTGGTACAACTGTGAAATTGATTAACAATTTGCTAATCGGGTTTTATACAGCGGGAGTAAGTGAAGCACTGCATATTGCCAATAAAAAAAATATTGATTTAAATGATTTGTATTCGATGCTCAGTGTTAGCTATGGGCAAAGCCGTATATACGAACGAAACTATCAAACGTTTATTGCTAACAATGACTATGAACCAGGATTTTCTTTGAAGTTATTGCGTAAAGATTTAGAGTTTGCCATGCAAGTTGCTGAAGAGAATCAACTCGACTTACCAATTAGCAAAACATTATTATCTTTGTATCAACAAGTGGAAAAAGAAGGCTATGGAGATCAGGATATGGCTGTTCTTTATCAACGGGTATTGGAACAGTCGAATAAAAGGGAGGCTGCGAAATGATTTCTCAAGAAGTAAAAGTAATGAAAAATTATATTGGCAATAAATGGGTTACATCAACTGGAACGGAAAGGCAAGATATTCCTAATCCAGCAACGGGAGAAATTATTGCTCAAGTTGTACTATCTACGGAAGAGGATGTAGATCAGGCAGTAGTGGCTGCCAAAGCAGCTTACGAAGAATGGGCTAATGTACCTGTTCCTAACCGTTCACGCTTATTATTTAATTATTTGCAACTGTTAAAAGAGCATAAAGAGGCATTAGCAAAAATAATTACGATGGAAAACGGAAAATCATTGCGAGACGCAAGGGGAGAAGTGCAACGGGGCATTGAGGTCGTAGAATTGGCAACTTCAACACCAAATTTAATGATGGGTGACGCGCTACCGCAGATTGCCAGTGGTATTGATGGATCTATTTGGCGTTATCCGCTAGGTGTAGTCGCAGGGATTACACCGTTCAACTTTCCAATGATGGTCCCTCTTTGGATGTATCCACTAGCCATTGCGTGTGGAAATACATTTGTTTTAAAAACGTCAGAAAGAACACCGGTGCTAGCAGAACAGTTAGTAGAGTTATTTTATGAAGCTGGCTTCCCTGATGGTGTTCTGAATCTGGTGCATGGTGGAAAAGAGGTCGTCAATCGTGTATTGGAACACCCGGATATTGAGGCTATTTCCTTTGTGGGTTCAGAACCAGTTGCAAAGCATGTGTATCAGACTGGTACTGCCCATGGAAAGCGCGTGCAAGCATTGGCAGGTGCGAAAAATCATGCCATTGTCATGCCGGATTGTAATTTGGAAAAGACAGTGCAGGGTGTTATTGGTGCAGCATTCGGAAGCAGTGGTGAGCGCTGCATGGCTTGTTCTGTCGTAGCGGTTGTAGATGAAATTGCCGACGATTTTTTGGAATTATTAATAGAAGAAACGAAGAAATTAAAGGCTGGTGACGGCTTAGATGAAACGACATTTGTCGGTCCATTAATTCGTCAGTCTCATAAAGATAAAGTGGTGCGTTATATTGACAAAGGGGTAGAGGAAGGTGCTGCGCTCTTAGTAGATGGAAGAATCATCAAGGAAGAGACACCAGGTGGCTACTACGTTGGTGCGACTATTTTTGATCATGTTACACCAGATATGACCATTTGGCAGGATGAAATTTTTGCCCCGGTATTAAGTGTTGTTCGAGTGAACGATTTACAAGAGGGCATTGAGCTTACAAATCAATCGAAATTTGCAAATGGAGCTGTGATTTATACAGCAAGCGGGAAGTCAGCACAAACATTTCGAGAGCAGATTGATGCTGGGATGGTTGGTGTAAATGTAAACGTACCTGCACCAATGGCTTTTTTTGCATTTGCTGGAAATAAAGCCTCATTTTATGGGGATTTAGGAACGAATGGAAAAGATGGTGTGCAATTTTATACGAGAAAGAAAGTGGTAACGGAGCGCTGGTTTTAACATGATCATGTAATTAAAATAAGCTTGCTTTTCGTGGGTGTTAGTCACGAAAAGCAGGCTTTAGCACTATTTCTCTCTACGCCATTGCGCAACTTCTGTCATCCCTCTTCAACTTGAAAAAAAGATTCAACCAGGGAATGAGTTATATCTGATAACTGCTTATATTGATAAACAGGCTGCCTATCTTTATCGATAACGACAGATCTAACTCCTTCATAAAAGTCGTTTGTTTTTAAGAAGTTCTGGGCAATGATAAGGTCGGTTTCCAGACAAGCGGCGAGCGATTTGTTTTCTCCGCGTATGAGTTGTTCCAACGTAACTTTCAAGGAAATAGGCGATTTGGATAGTATCGTATCTTTTGTCTCGACAGCAAATGGGTCAGAATCCGAGTTAAGAGAATCAATGATTTCCTCGATGGTTTGAAATGCAAAATGCCGATCGATCTGTTCCTGATTGTTAGATAACAAGCTTTTGCCTTCTGGGGTGCTTTCAACAATCTGGATTAATTGGGTTAATTTTGACTCTACATCCGTTTCCTGTAACCAATTGACAGCATGGATTGCCTCTATCAAATGTTGTAATTGTGTTTCTGTTACATAGTAGTCACCAGCATTGGCGAATAATATGTCCTCAGCTGTTATGATATTGGATGTCAGAGCTAAATATCGTCCTGCGTAACCAGGAGCTTGATTAAGGAAATAAGCTGCACCAACATCTGGGAAGAAGCTAATGTTCATCTCAGGCATCGCCCATTTCGTTTTTTCTGTTATAATGCGGTGGCTTGCTCCATATGAAAGCCCGACACCTCCCCCCATTACAACGCCATCAAGTAACGCGATGATAGGCTTAGGAAAATTAGCTACAAGCTTATCCGTAGCATATTCAATTCGGAAAAATTCCATCGCTTTTTCAAAAGCTTCATGGTTTTCTTTTGCGTGATATAATGTTTTTATATCTCCACCTGCACAAAATCCTTTTTGACCTTCTCCCTTTAGGATGACAATACGCACATCAGGATCTTTTTCCCATGCTAATAATGCATCGTGAATTGGTAGAAGCATATCTATCGTTAAAGAATTAATCGCTTTTGGTCGATTTAATGTAATGGTTGCAATTCCTTGCTCTGGTTTGGAAAGTAAAACCTCGCTCATCGTTACGTTACCTCCTATGTATTATTGGTGGCGAAAATCAGGCTTACGTTTATCAACAAAAGCTTGAACCCCTTCTTTGGCGTCATCTGTTAAGAATAACTCCCCAAAGATTTCATTTTCTCTTTGTAAGCCATCTGCAAAAGATCTCCGTGCGCCTTGAACGACGCTTTCAACAGCTCTCGTAACACTTTGCATACTATTCCCCTCAACAAAGGAATGAGCAATTGTTTTGGCAGTAGTCATTAGTTCGTCCGCGGCAACCGTTACTTGAACAATGCCTAATTCCTGTGCCTGATGACTGTCAATATGTTTCCCGGTAAGGATTAATTCTAATGCCGTTGCTACGCCAGTAATACGTGAAAGTCGTTGTGTTCCGCCGAATGATGGGACAAGGCCGAGTTTTACTTCAGGCAAACCAACTGTTGCTTTATCAGAGGCAATTCGGTAGTGGCAGCCCATGGCTACTTCTAGTCCTCCGCCAAGTGCTGGTCCATTTATTGCTGCAATAACAGGTTTTTTCATAGCTTCTAACTCATTGCATAAGTCCTGCCCTGCCTTAGACATATCAATTCCTTTTTGATAGTCTCCCATGGCAGGTACAAATTCTTTAATATTCGCACCAGCTGCAAAAAATTTTCCAGCACCAGTTAAAATAATAGCATGTGCATCGGATTGATTTTCAATTTGTTGGAGTGTTGCACGCATTTCCGTAATCATAGCTGAAGATAGCGCGTTTGCCGGCGGTGAATCTAATGTCAAAATAGCAATGTGTTCTTCATAGGTTACTGTTAGATGATTTAATTCCATATCAAGCTCCTCCTTATCTAATGCAAAGATTGCTTTTGTATAAACAAAGCAAATCCTATGCCAAAGCTTACGTAGCGCATTAAGTTTGCATGCTAAAAAAATGGGAGAGGCGCTCAGAAGCTTTGAATTCGTTGATTTGTTTTTTTTCTCTTCACTTTACAATGAGAACCAAATTTAAAACTAGCATTCTAGTTCATAAAAAATCATGTATAACTGTCTATACAATTATACATGATATAAAAGTGATTCCACAAATTACTATTCATCTTTCATTTATTGATTGCATTGATATGTGTCCAAATGGGAAACAGTGCAATCATTTTCAGCAAATCAATGACCGACAGTTCAAATTAGGCGGCCTAGCCGATAACGCGGTAATTTTTATGAGCTACGACGGTCGTAGAAAAGCTGTGGTTTAATTGAGTTAAATTATGTGCTTCTGAAATATCAACAATAATACTTCGCTTACAACTTGAAGGCAGCACCTTTCCTTGTAATACAACGTCTTCCTTTTTAAATTCGATTATATCTCCTGGCTTGGCAGTTTTTGTATCGGGTTTAAACATAATATACCTCCTCTTTGTCAAAAAAACCTCTGCATGAAATTTAATGAATTTGCTTGCTATGAAGCAGCTCTAATTGTTTTTTTAATTTGTTTAATTCTCTTGT
This genomic interval from Virgibacillus pantothenticus contains the following:
- a CDS encoding YkvS family protein → MFKPDTKTAKPGDIIEFKKEDVVLQGKVLPSSCKRSIIVDISEAHNLTQLNHSFSTTVVAHKNYRVIG